A single region of the Marinobacter nanhaiticus D15-8W genome encodes:
- a CDS encoding potassium channel family protein — MGKSTTMFFLLRKRRQSYARITRKLDINMRARLTRALLWLLGLSGAHVAVMLAFEGLGFGDAVWLTLTTLTTVGYGDFSASTVVGRFATTFLLYFAGITLLAQLASDYIDYRLKQKEYMIKGLWRWRMKDHVLIINSPLNNPAVYFQRLVSQFRATKAFADTPILVLTDAFPDGLPSRLREMGVVHYHGESTDRGAVEAVSPEHARAIIVLSRDEHSRISDSVTLDVLLQIRNRCGDRMPYTVAECVDEDNRQRTEAAGANTTLRPIRAYPEILVRSLVAPGAEKILENLFTHHDDHAMRFDVTVKDTVWADAACKLIKAGHGTLMAYVTDNGEVECHPAPDHRFDASALILMVREEAIPTEQDLKHCLQT; from the coding sequence ATGGGTAAATCAACGACCATGTTTTTCCTCCTTCGCAAGCGTCGGCAGTCCTACGCCCGAATCACCCGCAAACTCGACATCAACATGCGAGCACGCCTGACGCGCGCCCTGCTCTGGCTCCTTGGCCTATCCGGCGCCCACGTGGCGGTGATGCTCGCGTTTGAAGGGCTGGGCTTCGGCGATGCCGTCTGGCTTACGCTCACCACCTTGACCACCGTGGGCTATGGCGACTTTTCCGCATCGACGGTGGTCGGCCGCTTCGCAACCACATTCCTTTTGTATTTCGCGGGTATCACGCTGCTTGCCCAACTTGCCAGCGACTATATCGACTACCGCCTCAAGCAAAAGGAATACATGATCAAAGGCCTTTGGAGATGGCGTATGAAAGACCATGTTCTGATTATCAATAGCCCCCTCAACAACCCGGCTGTCTACTTCCAGCGCCTGGTCAGCCAGTTCCGTGCCACCAAAGCCTTCGCCGACACGCCCATCCTGGTGCTGACCGATGCCTTTCCTGACGGCCTGCCGTCACGCCTGAGGGAAATGGGCGTCGTCCACTACCACGGCGAGTCCACAGACCGAGGTGCCGTTGAAGCCGTCTCGCCGGAACATGCCAGAGCAATCATTGTATTGTCGCGCGACGAGCACAGCCGGATCTCCGATAGCGTCACGCTCGACGTGCTGCTCCAGATCCGCAACCGGTGTGGCGACAGGATGCCCTACACGGTTGCCGAGTGCGTGGACGAAGATAACCGTCAGCGCACCGAAGCCGCCGGCGCCAACACGACGCTACGCCCGATTCGCGCTTACCCGGAAATTCTCGTTCGATCGCTGGTCGCCCCGGGCGCGGAGAAAATCCTGGAAAACCTCTTTACCCATCATGACGACCACGCCATGCGCTTCGATGTCACGGTGAAAGACACCGTTTGGGCTGACGCCGCCTGTAAACTGATCAAGGCGGGCCACGGTACGCTCATGGCTTACGTCACCGATAACGGCGAGGTGGAATGCCACCCGGCCCCCGACCATCGTTTCGATGCCAGCGCACTGATCCTGATGGTGCGCGAGGAAGCCATCCCGACCGAACAGGACCTGAAACACTGTCTTCAAACCTGA
- a CDS encoding polyamine aminopropyltransferase, with protein MSSAPQGLHDGKSAQHPRFHRQKQVLIGSILIAGLCSIIYELLISTTASYFLGDSVRQFSITIGVYMAAMGLGSWLSRWVNGNLLMAFIAVELVLGLIGGLCVPFMYLAYAYTDLVQPVMLLLILTVGTLTGLEVPLLTRLLEHQDILARNLSNVLSLDYLGALLATLAFPFLVLPWMGVFQSSLVFGLLNIGLGLLNLWYFAPQLDLSRKRLLGWSGAMVTSFLVVLLVFSQGLLSHWTNSLYSDRVVHREQTPYQTIVLTQYKDDIRLFLNGNLQFSSVDEYRYHEALVHIPLSQHEAPRRVLLLGAGDGMAARELLKYPEVQSITMVDLDPAVVRLARTDHRLAELNQGSLDDPRVTTVAQDAMVFLKESDKKFDIILADLPDPNNVSLARLYSREFYRLVDMHLAPGGSFTTQATSPYFATKAFWSVHASLAAAGFERVVPYHVQVPSFGEWGFVYASHSQRPLKPEEPSVQTRFLDNTTFAEALTFPRDLKPTSPVEVSSLDDPTIHDYYMDGWTYWH; from the coding sequence ATGTCCTCTGCACCTCAAGGTCTGCACGACGGGAAGTCGGCGCAACATCCAAGATTCCACCGCCAGAAACAGGTGCTCATCGGCTCGATCCTGATTGCCGGTCTCTGCTCAATTATCTATGAACTATTGATCAGCACCACCGCATCCTATTTCCTCGGCGACAGTGTGCGGCAGTTCTCGATTACGATCGGGGTCTATATGGCCGCCATGGGGCTGGGATCGTGGCTTTCCCGCTGGGTCAACGGCAACCTGTTGATGGCATTTATCGCCGTGGAACTGGTGCTGGGGCTGATAGGCGGTCTGTGCGTGCCGTTCATGTACCTCGCCTATGCCTATACCGATCTGGTTCAGCCGGTCATGCTCCTGCTGATCCTGACCGTAGGTACGCTGACCGGACTGGAAGTGCCGCTGCTGACCCGCCTGCTTGAGCATCAGGACATTCTCGCCAGGAATCTGTCCAACGTGCTTTCGCTCGACTACCTGGGCGCACTGCTGGCCACCCTCGCCTTCCCGTTCCTGGTGCTGCCCTGGATGGGGGTCTTCCAGTCGTCCCTGGTTTTCGGGCTGCTCAATATCGGCCTCGGGCTGCTCAACCTCTGGTACTTTGCGCCGCAGCTTGACCTGTCGCGCAAACGTCTATTGGGTTGGTCGGGCGCCATGGTGACCTCGTTCCTTGTCGTACTCCTGGTCTTTTCCCAGGGCCTGCTGTCCCACTGGACGAACAGCCTGTACAGTGACCGCGTGGTCCACCGCGAACAGACGCCCTACCAGACCATCGTTCTGACGCAATACAAGGACGACATCCGGTTGTTCCTCAACGGCAACCTGCAGTTCTCGTCGGTCGATGAATACCGCTATCACGAGGCGCTGGTCCATATCCCCCTGTCGCAGCACGAGGCGCCACGCCGTGTTCTCCTGCTCGGTGCGGGCGACGGCATGGCGGCGCGGGAATTGCTCAAGTACCCCGAAGTGCAGTCCATTACCATGGTGGATCTCGATCCCGCCGTCGTCCGGCTTGCGCGAACGGATCACCGGCTGGCCGAGCTGAACCAGGGCAGCCTGGATGACCCGCGAGTCACCACCGTAGCCCAGGATGCCATGGTTTTCCTGAAGGAATCGGACAAGAAGTTCGACATTATCCTGGCGGACTTGCCAGACCCGAATAATGTATCCCTGGCCCGTCTCTACAGCCGCGAATTCTATCGACTGGTGGATATGCACCTCGCCCCCGGGGGAAGTTTCACCACACAGGCCACGAGCCCCTACTTTGCGACCAAAGCGTTCTGGTCCGTTCATGCATCGCTGGCAGCAGCAGGTTTTGAGCGCGTCGTCCCCTACCATGTCCAGGTGCCCTCATTCGGCGAGTGGGGCTTTGTCTATGCCAGCCACTCGCAGCGTCCGCTGAAACCGGAAGAACCGTCCGTCCAGACCCGGTTCCTGGATAACACCACCTTCGCCGAAGCGTTAACCTTCCCCCGGGATCTCAAACCGACAAGCCCTGTCGAGGTCAGTTCGCTGGACGACCCAACCATCCACGACTATTACATGGACGGCTGGACCTACTGGCACTAA
- a CDS encoding DUF4178 domain-containing protein — MLSELLLLMVIGVLGYGAHRLWSNRQGSAQASPASAPTPTNATIEDVRPGGMIQLPPHGEDMEERDVQITSRHVYRQDGFNWYELEGQSGSGTVWLDVEHDDELETSVTLQRLSLDDAGLTAEGLTNIKPGATVRWQRTTFRFVERGRAQFLKNGEAQQAESLEFWDFEGDDERHDLAVERWDQEYRVYITQRINPARIRIYSLGDNT; from the coding sequence GTGCTTTCCGAGCTTCTGTTGCTGATGGTGATCGGGGTGTTGGGCTATGGCGCCCACCGCCTCTGGTCGAACCGTCAAGGTAGCGCCCAGGCTTCCCCGGCATCTGCGCCCACACCGACCAATGCCACCATTGAGGACGTGCGACCCGGTGGCATGATCCAGTTGCCGCCCCACGGCGAGGATATGGAAGAACGCGACGTCCAGATCACCTCACGCCATGTCTACCGCCAGGACGGGTTCAACTGGTATGAACTGGAAGGCCAGTCCGGTTCAGGAACGGTTTGGCTGGATGTGGAGCATGACGACGAGCTGGAAACCAGCGTCACGTTGCAGCGCCTGTCACTCGACGACGCGGGCCTGACCGCCGAAGGACTGACCAACATCAAACCGGGCGCCACGGTCCGTTGGCAGAGAACGACGTTCAGGTTCGTCGAAAGAGGCCGTGCGCAATTCCTGAAAAACGGCGAGGCCCAGCAAGCCGAATCTCTCGAGTTCTGGGATTTCGAAGGGGACGACGAGCGACACGATCTTGCGGTTGAGCGCTGGGACCAGGAGTACCGCGTCTACATCACCCAACGCATCAACCCCGCCCGTATCCGAATCTACAGTCTGGGAGACAATACGTGA
- a CDS encoding CNNM domain-containing protein, whose product MLLLVLFATLSIGFSFLCSVLEAALLSITPSYIASIRQEQPALFNKLRALKDNIDDPLSAILTLNTIAHTVGATGVGAQVAVVFGEAWLGAASALMTLAILIFSEIIPKTIGAKYWRGIAPRLPAVLGFMMKALLPFVWLSKQVTRRLVSGEQETDIRGEISALAEIGRDQQALDEDERRLIQNALRFHEIKVSAVMTPRTVCKFITPDTTVAEFRERVRSLPFSRYPVLDEEGEALGYAYKSDLINLNDSDDLMENLRAIKRVRGTTNIEYVFAEMLRERQHLAVVYDEMGTWLGIVTLEDILETLLGTEIMDETDNVSNLRRYAKQRWSRRLSQYAGTRRK is encoded by the coding sequence ATGTTACTGCTGGTTCTTTTCGCGACGCTGTCTATTGGCTTCTCTTTCCTGTGTTCGGTCCTTGAAGCGGCGTTGCTCTCCATTACTCCAAGCTACATTGCCTCCATCCGGCAGGAGCAGCCGGCACTCTTCAACAAGCTGCGTGCCCTGAAGGACAACATCGACGATCCGCTATCTGCGATTCTTACCTTGAACACCATTGCGCACACCGTCGGCGCAACAGGTGTTGGCGCACAGGTGGCAGTCGTTTTCGGCGAGGCCTGGTTGGGGGCCGCGTCAGCCCTGATGACGCTGGCTATCCTGATCTTTTCGGAGATTATCCCGAAGACCATCGGCGCAAAGTACTGGCGTGGGATAGCGCCGAGATTACCCGCCGTCCTGGGTTTCATGATGAAAGCGCTCCTGCCTTTCGTGTGGCTGTCGAAGCAGGTTACCCGGCGCCTGGTCTCGGGCGAGCAGGAGACCGACATTCGCGGAGAGATCAGCGCGCTGGCCGAAATAGGTCGGGATCAGCAGGCATTGGATGAGGATGAACGTCGTCTGATCCAGAATGCGCTGCGATTCCACGAAATCAAGGTGAGCGCAGTGATGACCCCGCGCACCGTCTGTAAGTTCATCACACCCGACACTACGGTCGCCGAATTTCGTGAGCGGGTACGGTCACTGCCTTTCTCCCGCTACCCGGTTCTTGACGAAGAAGGCGAGGCCCTTGGCTATGCGTATAAGTCGGATCTTATCAATCTGAACGATAGCGATGACCTGATGGAGAATCTCAGGGCCATCAAACGCGTTAGGGGCACAACCAACATTGAGTATGTCTTCGCAGAGATGTTGCGAGAACGGCAGCACCTCGCGGTTGTGTACGATGAAATGGGTACCTGGCTCGGTATCGTAACCCTCGAAGACATCCTTGAGACCTTGCTCGGCACCGAAATAATGGATGAGACCGACAATGTCTCCAATCTTCGCCGCTACGCCAAGCAGCGGTGGAGTCGCCGGCTTAGCCAGTATGCCGGTACGCGGCGGAAATAG
- a CDS encoding EF-hand domain-containing protein, whose translation MDIRKMTLAAAVSMALAAPMAFAGSDGMDSAGTSKADREGATTDQYGGSSSQAEQFSSIDTNSDGVISEDELNVYGSTAAGGAGAESEAERNRMNMDNIDQNEDGEISRQEYMDAADNHPETGTDY comes from the coding sequence ATGGATATCAGGAAGATGACCCTTGCAGCTGCAGTTTCCATGGCTTTGGCAGCGCCGATGGCGTTCGCTGGGTCCGACGGAATGGATAGTGCAGGTACCTCCAAGGCCGATCGCGAAGGTGCAACCACTGACCAGTATGGCGGTTCTTCCTCACAGGCCGAGCAGTTCAGCAGCATCGACACCAATAGCGACGGTGTCATTAGCGAAGATGAGCTGAATGTCTACGGCTCCACCGCTGCCGGCGGTGCCGGTGCCGAAAGCGAGGCGGAACGTAACCGCATGAACATGGACAACATTGACCAGAACGAAGATGGTGAGATTAGCCGCCAGGAATATATGGACGCCGCTGACAACCATCCCGAGACCGGAACAGATTACTGA
- a CDS encoding YbjN domain-containing protein: MTTAYATVKDYVQQLPLTIVEEYPDDQILIVEAPAQGIHNLILDCEDDILIIEQFITALPGADAACYRTLLQINRELVHGALCLDEDGERLIFRDTLQLENLDLNELEGSINALSLMLAEHANQLIQFARQGGVTA; encoded by the coding sequence ATGACGACTGCCTACGCCACCGTTAAGGACTACGTGCAGCAACTGCCGCTCACGATCGTCGAAGAATATCCGGATGATCAGATCCTGATCGTCGAGGCCCCCGCCCAGGGTATCCACAACCTGATCCTGGACTGTGAGGACGACATCCTCATCATCGAGCAGTTCATCACCGCGCTACCGGGCGCCGATGCCGCCTGTTACCGGACCCTGCTACAAATCAACCGGGAACTGGTTCACGGCGCGCTCTGCCTGGACGAAGACGGCGAGCGGCTGATCTTCCGCGATACGCTGCAGCTGGAAAATCTGGACCTGAACGAACTTGAGGGCTCAATTAACGCCTTGAGCCTGATGCTCGCCGAGCATGCCAACCAATTGATCCAATTCGCCCGCCAGGGAGGAGTTACCGCATGA
- a CDS encoding DUF350 domain-containing protein, which produces MIDLDIDLLLRGASMLLLFVLLFVVAKYLKRLLTPYNIEQELTGDDNLAQATSLAGYYIGFTILFCGAYLGPSQGWLTDLVVVSGYTLLGLVLLNISRHLNDRFILHAFSVAAAIRDQHNQAAGVIQGANYIASALVVAGAIHGEGGGVATALVFYAIGQVALLLFSQLYEKLTPYRIQNEIEKGNLAAGLGFGGSMVALSIVIMASVNGDFVSWTYNLSWVAINILGVFLYLIVVRVFFDKVVISRDDLNKEIAHDRNVGAGLLEFAMAVSFASVLYFMIG; this is translated from the coding sequence GTGATCGATCTGGACATCGACCTGCTGCTGCGTGGCGCCAGCATGCTGCTGTTGTTTGTACTGCTCTTCGTCGTTGCCAAGTACCTCAAGCGACTGCTAACGCCTTACAATATCGAGCAGGAACTGACCGGGGACGACAACCTCGCCCAGGCCACCAGCCTGGCCGGCTACTATATCGGCTTTACCATCCTGTTCTGCGGCGCCTACCTCGGCCCGAGCCAGGGTTGGTTGACGGATCTGGTCGTGGTTTCCGGCTACACCCTGCTTGGACTTGTGCTGCTGAACATATCCCGTCACCTCAACGACCGCTTTATCCTGCACGCCTTCTCTGTCGCTGCGGCTATTCGCGACCAGCATAACCAGGCAGCGGGCGTTATCCAGGGCGCCAACTACATCGCATCTGCGCTCGTCGTAGCCGGGGCGATCCATGGCGAAGGTGGAGGAGTGGCCACTGCGCTGGTTTTCTACGCTATTGGTCAGGTGGCCCTGCTGCTGTTCAGCCAGCTTTACGAAAAACTCACGCCCTACCGGATCCAGAACGAGATCGAAAAGGGGAATCTCGCGGCCGGACTTGGTTTCGGTGGCAGCATGGTGGCTCTCAGCATCGTGATCATGGCATCGGTTAACGGCGACTTTGTCAGTTGGACCTACAACCTGTCCTGGGTGGCGATCAACATTCTTGGCGTTTTCCTTTACCTGATCGTCGTACGGGTGTTTTTCGACAAGGTCGTTATCAGCCGCGACGATCTCAACAAGGAAATCGCCCACGACCGGAATGTCGGCGCGGGCCTGCTTGAATTCGCCATGGCCGTCAGCTTCGCCTCTGTCTTGTATTTCATGATCGGATAA
- a CDS encoding NADPH-dependent 2,4-dienoyl-CoA reductase — translation MTTAYPNLLKPLDLGFTELNNRVLMGSMHTGLEDRFWNIHRFSRYFAERAEGGVGLMVTGGFSPNLVGQLAPLSSTMNNRATAFLHRQVTGAVHEAGGKICLQLLHAGRYGYQPLIVSASATKAPISPFKARALSTKGVDKQIDDFVNAAKLAKFAGYDGVEVMGSEGYFINQFLCERTNKRTDKWGGPYENRMRLPVEIVRRMREAVGPEFIIIYRLSMLDLVEGGQTWDQIVTLGKAIEKVGATIINTGIGWHEARVPTIVTSVPRGGFADVTAKFYGEVDIPVCTTNRINTPEIGEDILAAGKADMVSMARPLLADSEFVRKAEQGRADEINTCIACNQACLDHVFQAKRASCLVNPRACHETELLLTVAPVQKRVAVVGAGPAGLASATTLAKRGHKVTLYEADGDIGGQFNYAKRIPGKEEFYETLRYYRRQIELLEIDLRLNARVDVDALKAEGFDDVVIATGVKPRTPRIEGIDHPKVLGYLDVLRHNKPVGQSVAVIGAGGIGFDVSEFLTHEMGGHKEGEQISVQAWQKEWGVNPAFEGPGGLAERQPTPAPRKIYLMQRKSSKVGGGLGKTSGWVHRNSLKHRDVEMLQGCTYDRIDDDGLHITVSSKDGKTTEKRVLSVDNVIICAGQESFRDLHDQLAAAGIKSHLIGGADVAEELDAKRAIRQGTEVAAGI, via the coding sequence ATGACGACCGCGTATCCCAATCTACTCAAGCCCCTCGACCTGGGCTTCACCGAACTCAATAACCGCGTGCTAATGGGCTCGATGCATACGGGACTGGAAGATCGTTTCTGGAATATCCACAGATTTTCCCGCTATTTCGCCGAACGTGCAGAGGGCGGTGTGGGGCTGATGGTGACCGGCGGTTTCTCGCCGAACCTGGTTGGCCAATTGGCGCCACTGTCGTCCACGATGAACAACCGTGCCACGGCCTTCCTGCACCGGCAGGTCACCGGCGCTGTCCATGAAGCGGGCGGAAAGATCTGCCTACAGCTGTTGCACGCTGGCCGTTATGGTTATCAGCCGCTGATCGTCTCTGCCTCTGCAACCAAGGCGCCGATCAGCCCTTTCAAGGCTCGGGCACTCTCCACCAAGGGCGTTGATAAGCAGATCGACGATTTCGTGAACGCTGCCAAGCTAGCGAAGTTCGCCGGTTACGACGGCGTCGAGGTGATGGGCTCGGAAGGTTACTTCATCAACCAGTTCCTCTGCGAGCGCACCAACAAGCGCACCGACAAGTGGGGCGGCCCGTACGAGAACCGCATGCGCCTACCGGTGGAAATCGTACGCCGTATGCGCGAGGCGGTGGGGCCTGAGTTCATTATTATCTACAGGCTGTCCATGCTGGACCTGGTGGAAGGCGGGCAGACCTGGGACCAGATCGTCACGCTCGGAAAGGCCATCGAAAAAGTCGGCGCCACCATCATCAACACCGGTATCGGCTGGCATGAGGCCCGGGTGCCCACCATCGTCACGTCGGTTCCCCGTGGCGGTTTCGCCGACGTGACCGCGAAGTTCTACGGCGAAGTGGATATTCCTGTCTGTACCACCAATCGCATCAACACGCCGGAGATTGGCGAGGACATCCTGGCGGCCGGCAAGGCCGACATGGTCTCCATGGCCCGTCCACTATTGGCGGACAGCGAGTTCGTGCGCAAGGCGGAGCAGGGCCGTGCAGATGAAATCAACACGTGCATTGCCTGCAATCAGGCGTGTCTCGACCACGTGTTCCAGGCGAAGCGGGCCTCCTGCCTGGTCAATCCCCGTGCCTGTCATGAAACTGAATTGCTACTGACGGTCGCACCCGTGCAAAAGCGTGTGGCTGTGGTCGGCGCCGGCCCCGCAGGTCTCGCGTCCGCTACCACACTCGCCAAGCGTGGGCACAAGGTGACGCTGTACGAGGCGGACGGCGACATTGGCGGCCAGTTCAACTACGCCAAGCGTATTCCCGGCAAAGAAGAGTTCTACGAAACCCTGCGCTATTATCGGCGCCAGATCGAACTGTTGGAGATCGACCTCAGGCTCAACGCTCGAGTGGATGTGGACGCTTTAAAGGCTGAAGGCTTTGACGACGTGGTTATCGCCACAGGCGTCAAACCCCGTACACCGCGCATCGAAGGCATCGACCATCCCAAGGTGCTGGGCTATCTGGATGTGCTGCGCCACAACAAGCCCGTTGGTCAGTCCGTAGCCGTCATCGGCGCGGGCGGCATCGGTTTCGATGTCAGCGAGTTCCTGACCCACGAGATGGGTGGCCACAAGGAAGGCGAGCAGATCAGTGTACAGGCCTGGCAAAAAGAATGGGGTGTCAATCCGGCTTTCGAGGGGCCTGGCGGCTTGGCTGAACGCCAGCCAACTCCAGCGCCACGCAAGATTTACCTGATGCAGCGCAAGAGCAGTAAGGTCGGCGGTGGCCTGGGCAAGACCTCCGGCTGGGTGCATCGCAACAGCCTGAAGCACCGCGATGTGGAAATGCTGCAGGGCTGCACCTACGACCGCATCGACGATGACGGCCTGCATATCACGGTGAGCAGCAAGGACGGGAAGACAACTGAGAAACGCGTGTTGTCAGTGGATAACGTCATCATCTGCGCCGGTCAGGAATCCTTCCGCGACCTCCACGACCAACTGGCCGCGGCCGGCATCAAATCCCACCTGATCGGCGGAGCCGACGTGGCAGAGGAACTGGATGCCAAGCGGGCGATCCGTCAGGGGACCGAGGTGGCGGCGGGAATCTAG
- a CDS encoding crotonase/enoyl-CoA hydratase family protein, whose protein sequence is MANNQSDRVLLEIDQGIATVTLNRPDKYNGLDMPMFEAIAGTARKLKKERQVRAVVLKGNGEAFCSGLDVKTVSKNPMNFLKLLVKPGRKISNLAQDVGYLWRDVPAPVIAATHGYCFGGGFQIALGADFRYTTPDCEFSIMEAKWGLIPDMSLTVTLPELISIDLAKELTMTARRFNGIEAKEMGLVTRVCDDPVQDAYAFAATLAQQSPDAVAAAKLLFNRAWQADDKASLAWETRLQKKIIARTNQRTAVARNTTDPERTFENRRTF, encoded by the coding sequence ATGGCCAATAATCAATCAGATCGGGTCCTCCTGGAGATCGACCAGGGCATCGCTACGGTCACCCTGAATCGCCCGGACAAGTACAACGGATTGGACATGCCCATGTTCGAGGCCATCGCCGGCACCGCACGCAAGTTAAAAAAAGAGCGCCAGGTGCGGGCTGTCGTGCTTAAGGGCAACGGCGAGGCCTTCTGCTCCGGCCTGGACGTGAAGACCGTCAGCAAGAACCCGATGAACTTCCTGAAGCTGCTTGTAAAACCCGGCCGCAAGATCAGCAATCTCGCGCAGGATGTGGGCTACCTGTGGCGGGACGTACCGGCGCCGGTCATTGCGGCAACTCACGGCTACTGTTTCGGTGGCGGCTTCCAGATCGCCCTGGGGGCGGACTTCCGCTACACCACGCCGGACTGCGAGTTTTCCATCATGGAAGCTAAATGGGGACTGATCCCGGATATGAGCCTGACGGTGACCCTGCCCGAGCTGATCAGCATCGACCTGGCCAAGGAACTGACCATGACGGCGCGCCGGTTCAACGGTATCGAAGCCAAGGAGATGGGACTGGTGACGCGGGTCTGCGACGACCCGGTACAGGACGCCTATGCCTTTGCCGCGACCCTCGCCCAGCAATCACCGGACGCGGTCGCTGCCGCCAAACTCTTGTTCAACCGCGCCTGGCAGGCGGACGACAAGGCCAGCCTCGCCTGGGAAACCCGCCTACAAAAGAAAATCATCGCCCGTACCAATCAGCGTACTGCGGTGGCACGAAATACGACTGATCCGGAGCGGACCTTCGAGAATCGGAGAACCTTCTAG
- a CDS encoding GlxA family transcriptional regulator gives MRKVSIVGFPGALASAITGMIDLFRLAGVTWARIQGSEPERHFEVQLLTEDGRPCPCLNGISLLADGSIQESEPGELILVPTIGGPILPTLENAGVLLNWLRQRADAGQEIASNCTGAFLLAEAGLLNGRKATTHWGFSELFRQRYPQVECHPEQLVTVDGPIACAGGGTAWWDLGILLIERYAGAQVARELAKAFVIDAGRRSQAPYAALQTKRYHQDEAILALQDWLDQRYAHPLATDDLVRQSGLSSRSLLRRFKAATGETPQHYLQALRIEAAKSHLESSRLPVERITQAVGYEDVSSFSRLFRRQTGLTPSDYRARFGR, from the coding sequence ATGAGAAAGGTTTCCATTGTAGGCTTCCCCGGTGCCCTGGCCAGCGCCATCACCGGCATGATCGACCTCTTCCGGCTAGCCGGCGTCACCTGGGCCCGCATCCAGGGAAGCGAGCCGGAGCGCCATTTTGAGGTGCAACTGCTTACCGAGGATGGCCGCCCGTGTCCCTGCCTGAACGGCATTTCCCTGCTTGCGGACGGCAGTATCCAGGAAAGCGAACCCGGCGAGCTTATTCTCGTTCCCACGATCGGCGGGCCGATCCTCCCGACACTGGAAAATGCCGGCGTTCTACTGAACTGGCTGCGGCAAAGAGCCGATGCCGGCCAGGAGATTGCCAGCAACTGTACCGGCGCCTTCCTGCTTGCCGAAGCCGGGTTGCTCAACGGCCGCAAAGCCACAACGCACTGGGGTTTCAGCGAACTGTTCCGACAGCGCTACCCGCAGGTCGAATGCCATCCGGAGCAACTGGTCACCGTGGATGGCCCCATCGCCTGTGCCGGCGGCGGCACCGCCTGGTGGGACCTGGGCATTCTGCTGATCGAACGCTACGCCGGTGCCCAGGTGGCCCGGGAGCTCGCCAAAGCTTTTGTGATCGATGCCGGCCGCCGCAGCCAGGCGCCTTACGCCGCGCTTCAAACCAAACGCTATCACCAGGACGAAGCAATCCTGGCCTTGCAGGACTGGCTCGACCAACGCTATGCACATCCATTGGCCACCGACGACCTGGTACGCCAGTCCGGCCTCAGCAGCCGGTCGCTGCTCCGACGCTTCAAGGCCGCCACCGGCGAAACGCCCCAGCATTACCTGCAGGCCCTGCGCATCGAGGCGGCAAAGTCACACCTGGAATCCTCGCGCCTGCCAGTCGAACGGATCACCCAGGCCGTCGGGTACGAAGATGTCAGCTCCTTCAGCCGCCTTTTTCGCCGCCAGACCGGTTTGACGCCCAGCGACTATCGGGCGAGGTTTGGACGCTAG